The Botrytis cinerea B05.10 chromosome 6, complete sequence region tcctttctcaacaTTGATAAATCTCTTCGATTGATGAAACCTGGACTTCTGAAAGCCGAGATGTATGCcaagaatgaagattgcaacaagagaaaagaaactttcAAGCTTTGTAGATGGAGTGGACAATGCGCGTGCCGCGGAAGGGAAGGAGAACGGAGAAAGGTGACATACTCGGGAACCATATCGTTGTCCGGAAATCATATAACGTCTTCTAATCTCCCATTCAAAGGTCATTATCCTGACATATAATACAAGTAATACATCGACATAAACAAAATGACTATGAGAAGTCCGCTAACAAACGATCATCCCCAACCATTACGAGCAAGTCCTCTGTCAGAACATGATGACGAAATTCAAATCCGTCTTGATGACAGTCGATATCGTAGTTTTCCACCACCAAGAAGAGTGGTGCAACGAAACACTCCTGCGCCAATCCAATTAcaagatttcgaatttccTAAGCAATCACACGATATCCCGGGGCATTACCCAATGATTGATGAAATATATCCTGACGTACATCCATACAGAACAAGTGAAGATGGATTTGTCAGTTTAACGAATGGAGATAACATGGCACAGAATAAGAGAGCCAGTAGAAGCCGACCATGGATGCAGAATTTGCAGACACAGGATAGAATACAAAGATACAAAAAAAGAAGGCCAGCAACAAaatggatgaaatggatgaatAGTGATTGGAAGAATCGTAAGtaattacaaaattatatttgagaCCTTTCACTAACCGTCTTAGATATTGTTGCTGTGATTGGCGAGTTGATTGGAACGtcactttttcttttctttggctACGCGGGTATTGAAGTTGCAAAACTTCAAGGGCGTGAACCACCAGATCTTGAAGTCTTATTCTATATATCCGCAACTTTCGGAGCCAGTCTTATGGTTACTGCATGGATATTTTTTCGTATCAGTGGAGGGTTGTTTAATCCAGCCGTAAGTTGACATGAATTTTGAGTAATCTTCAAGCTAACAATGATAGGTAACTTTAGCACTTGCCATACTCAAAGCAGTGTCACCAATTCgtgcttttcttcttgtcatCACACAACTTGGCGCTTCGTGTTTAGCTGCTATTCTCGTGCAAGAAATATTTCCAAAGCAGCTTGATGTTGCCACCACACTTGGGAGCGGCACTTCCATGGGTCAAGGATTCGTCATCGAAGCTATCACTACAGCAGCTTTAATCTTTACTATTATAATGTTAGCTGTTGAAAAACACAAAGCTACATTTGTTGCTCCCATCGGAATTGGCCTTGCCCTTTTTGTTGCGCACATGGTAGCTGTTCCATTCACTGGAGCATCTCTAAATCCAGCTCGTAGTTTTGGTCCATCGGCCATTGTATGGAACTTTCCTCGAGAACATTGGATTTACTGGGTTGGACCAATTTTAGGCGCAGGGTTGGCAGTGCTTTTTTTCAGATTGATCAAGCTGATGGAATACGAAATGGCGAATCCTGGACAGGATGGAGATCCAGAAAACGATCCAACACAGAATCCTGAACTTGATGTTGCACAAAACGCTCatgaaagagaggaagaagtccTTGGTCTCAGTAATGGAAAGTCTTGGTATAGAGATGACTCTAGCAGTGGATCAatgaggaggaaagaatcGGTCAACAGTTTTACCGGAGGTAGAAGATCCATGGATCGAAGGGGGGACATATTTAGAAGATTAGATGATGTGGAAGCTCAATGGCGAAGGCAACAATACAGGAATGTTGTATGAATGATTTATTTGCAGATGTATTGATCCATTTTGCAATAGAGGTAGAACAATAAGACTGGGCACTCGCCCCCTCGCAACCAGGTTTCGCTTAGATAGATAGTAGATATTTGACTGACACCAAACGTCGATATCAATGTAAACAACTATGAGTGTTGACTTCTCTCGAAGAGCTCATGATGTCCTGCGTGAGATAGCCATGATAGTCGTATGAAACCCGATGCATACACAATGGATGCTggagtaaaaaaaaaatgcacCCAGTCCAGTTTAAAGTCCCCACGGCGCCTCGACCACCCGTGGACCACCAAACTGCATTGATGGTACGAATGCACGGCCGGAAAAAAAATCCATCTCGAAATGCTTCATGTGCAAACTTCCTGCaaagaaatcatcaactcTTTTCACATTTACAAATATTCACACTTTGCAGTCGCAAACATGGCGCAAGGACAGGTTCAAGTGCATTTCAGCACCACATCTCCAGATATCGAATTACCTGAAGGAAAACAACAATTGCTCGTTCCTACCAGTAAGTTTTGACCCAAGTTTCTCTCGGGTCTTGAAGTCTTTTCCAAAACTAACCGTCAAATAGATGTACGA contains the following coding sequences:
- the Bcaqp1 gene encoding Bcaqp1, with protein sequence MTMRSPLTNDHPQPLRASPLSEHDDEIQIRLDDSRYRSFPPPRRVVQRNTPAPIQLQDFEFPKQSHDIPGHYPMIDEIYPDVHPYRTSEDGFVSLTNGDNMAQNKRASRSRPWMQNLQTQDRIQRYKKRRPATKWMKWMNSDWKNHIVAVIGELIGTSLFLFFGYAGIEVAKLQGREPPDLEVLFYISATFGASLMVTAWIFFRISGGLFNPAVTLALAILKAVSPIRAFLLVITQLGASCLAAILVQEIFPKQLDVATTLGSGTSMGQGFVIEAITTAALIFTIIMLAVEKHKATFVAPIGIGLALFVAHMVAVPFTGASLNPARSFGPSAIVWNFPREHWIYWVGPILGAGLAVLFFRLIKLMEYEMANPGQDGDPENDPTQNPELDVAQNAHEREEEVLGLSNGKSWYRDDSSSGSMRRKESVNSFTGGRRSMDRRGDIFRRLDDVEAQWRRQQYRNVV